From the Planktothricoides raciborskii GIHE-MW2 genome, the window CGGCGACCTCAGCACCGTAGACGATTGCGCCATTCCTTCCTGGGTGGATGATGGGTTAGAATCACGGCGATTCCCATTTTCAATTTATTTCTGAATTCATCTCTAGGATTTCTGAGCTTTGTTACTCGTTTCAGAGATGTTACTCCTAATTTTGAAGATGGGAATCACAATCGTTCTGATTATCGTTTGATCCCGGATCGCTCAGTGCTGATGCTCAAAATTTTCTGGATTTGATCACATAACAACAGATCCGGGAAAACCGCGATCGCCTAAAATAAATAAGAGTCCTCTATTTTGTCATTGATCCTAGGTGAAAGACGATCGAGATCCCTATGCTTTCTTGGACTGAGCACAGTATATTTGTACATGAAACCAAACTACCGGCGTTGTGTCAGTTGCCGCCAAGTCTTCGCCAAACATGAGTTATGGCGCGTTGTTCGGGTCTATCCATCTCATCAGGTACAATTGGATCGTGGGATGGGTAGATCGGCTTATCTGTGTCCGCAAGCAACTTGCCTACAAGCGGCTCAAAAGAAAAATCGCCTGGGCAAAGCGCTCAGATCCCCGGTTCCTCCAGAACTTTATCAAACACTCTGGGAAAAAATTCCCCTGATGTCTTCAACCGAGCGAACCCAAGACCCCTGAGCTAACCCGGAATGTTAATTCAGCAGATGCTCAAATTCCCCGGCTGCGATCGTTAGCATAACCAACTATCTCAGTAACTCTGCCCATCCTAACCTCTGACAACCCTAGCGAACATCTGAAGTGAGCCGCCCTAACACAGCACAACTAACAAATGACAAAGTTCAACAGCTTAAGATTTGAAAATCAAATTCATAGTGATCCATTTCATCTACAATTCTATAAAAATTCGTGCCAAACTATCAAAGAAGCTGTTTTACAACTTGACTGGGGATGGGCTACACCAACATATATGAACTTTGATTACTGGAATAGCTACATCAAGATTCGTGGTCAACCTAGATCCAATCTAGATAGCTCCGGCTTAACAAGAAAACCTAAATTTCATCGCGTAGGCAATCATCCTGCCACTGTTGGTGGTGTTACATGGGTTCTCCTGATGAAAACACACCAGATGATTCCTGACTATCGTTTGGCAAAATATCGGGATTAATGACATTAATGTTAACCAGATAAAAATAGCGTTTAAACCTCAAACTCGGATGAGAGATAAAGGGTCATAATTATTGCCAAAAAGCTGGTTTTCAACATATGGTTTCTTGTATAAGTCAAATCAGACAGGAAAGCAAATTCCCCTGATTTGTCAATAATGTCGGAGCAACAAAAAGAATCGTCGGCAGGAGGTTTTATGAGTGAAAAAGTCAGAATTTATGAACTTTCAAAAGAACTTAATTTGGATAATAGAGACATTTTAGCAGTTTGCGAACAGCTAAATATTTCCGTAAAAAGCCATAGCAGCACAATCACAGAAGATGATGCTGCTCGTATTCGTGCTTACTCAGAAAAGCACCCAGAAGCACGCTCATTAGGTCTAATGAAAAATAAAGCATCTTTCAATCCAGACGATCTAGAATCTGGAGGCAAGAAAAAATTAGAAATTCGCCAATTCAAAAAATCACAGGATCACGAACAACATTTGGATAGCATTTCACAAGTAGACCAAACAGAAGTCAAACAACTACAACCACCCCCGGTAAAAAAACAGCCCAACTTGTCTATGAAGCAAAATACCCTATCAAAACCATCTGAAATCTTGGAAACCCGTAGCAATCAGGCAGCGGATGTCGCTACATATGTCACAGAAAAGGAAGCATCGCCAGTGCAGGTAAATTCATCATCAGAACCCCAATATTCCCAAGAATTAGAAACTTCTGCGAGCATGACTGAACCAGAAAACTCCAGCGAGTCATTAGAAGCGACGGCTGCCTCTCTCATGGCACCCCCCGTAAGACCAGAACCTCCCCAAAAGAAATCAAGGGAAGCTGGCAAGAATCGGCCTATTCCCAAAAATCAAAAAAATAAACCACAGAAACCAGTGGGGATCAAATCAGTTGGCCCTGAATCCAAGCCAGCGGAAATCAGTGGCTCTAAAGAGGAAGTCAAAAAACCGGCGCAGGTAACTAAAACATCTCCAACTCGCCTGAAAAAAAATGCTTCTGTTCCCTCTAAATCAGTCCCAGAACTGGTGCGTCCTCGTGCCTCTGTTCCCCCAGTGATTGACAAGGATGATATAGAAGATGATGAGCCGATCATTGAAACTGAGGCGATCGTGGATTTTGATGAGGAAATCGTCGAGATCGAAAAACCCCGTTTGAAACGACCCATTCCTCCTAAGAGTGCTAAAAAATCTAAAAAGCAGAAAGATACCAAAGATATTGATGATGAGGACAATCCAGAATTACTTGATGGTTCTCAGAAAAAAGTTGCCCCTGGAAAACGTCGTCTCAAACCCTTGAAAGTTGAAGACGATGATGATGATTTTGATAGTGAATTAGACTTTGGTAATTCCATTACTAAGGTGGGTCTTTCGATCGCCCGTCCTCCCAAAGCGAAATCATCTCCTGGCAACCAGCCAAAAACCCCAGGGCCATCTACAGGTGGGTCAGGGGTTAAAGCGAAAAAAGCAGACCGGGATGGTTCGGCGGCGGCAAATCGTCGATATCGTCGCCAAGAAACTCCAGGGAAAAAACCCCGCCCTGAGAAAATTACCATGACTGGGCTGTTGACAATTCGCGAACTGGCAGACTTAATGGCGGTTCCAGAAACAGAAATTGTCAAAACCTTATTCTTCAAGGGGATCGCCGTTAATATTACCCAGAGCTTGGATTACGAAACTGCCAAAATGGTGGCAGAAGAGTTTGAGATCCAAGTAGAAGCGGCTGAAGCTAAATCTGAAGCCAAAAAAGTCCGAGAATTCCTCAATGCCGAAGATTTAGATAATCTTCAGTTGCGACCCCCAGTGGTGACGATTATGGGTCACGTAGACCACGGGAAAACCACTCTACTCGACTCGATTCGGAAAACCAAGGTCGCTCAGGGCGAAGCGGGCGGCATTACCCAGCATATTGGTGCCTACCATGTGGATGTGGAATATAATGGGGCGCTTCAGCAGGTGGTGTTCCTGGATACTCCTGGTCACGAGGCTTTTACCGCTATGCGAGCTCGCGGCACCCGCGTCACTGATATTGCCATTCTGGTGGTCGCCGCTGATGATGGGGTGCAACCACAAACCATCGAAGCGATCAGTCACGCTAAAGCAGCGGAAGTCCCCATCATCGTAGCGATTAATAAAATCGACAAAGAAGGCGCCCAACCTGAGCGGGTGATGCAACAGTTGGCCGAATATGGTCTGGTGTCAGAAGACTGGGGCGGTGATACCACTATGGTGCCTATCAGTGCCATGAAAGGTCAAAACCTGGATGAGCTTTTAGAGATGATCCTCTTGCAGGCGGAAATTGAAGAACTCTCCGCTAACCCAGACCGTGCAGCGGTCGGTACGGTGATTGAAGCCCATTTGGATAAAGCCAAAGGCCCCGTGGCTAGTTTGCTGGTGCAAAATGGTACGCTCCGTGTGGGCGATATTTTGGTGGCTGGCTCCACGATCGGTAAGGTCCGCGCCATGATTGATGACCGAGGACAGCGGGTTGAAGAAGCTCGGCCATCTTTTGCGGTGGAAGTGTTGGGCTTGAATGATGTTCCCGCTGCCGGGGATGATTTCGAGGTATTCGAGAATGAAAAAGATGGTCGTGCGGTTGCGGAAGCACGGGCCGATGAAAAACGGGCATCTCGTTTACAGCAAACAATGGCATCCCGACGGGTGACTCTGACTACTATTTCCGAGCAAGCCAAGGAAGGTGAACTGAAGGATCTGAATTTGATCCTTAAGGCAGACGTACAAGGATCCGTTGAGGCGATCTTGCAGTCTCTGGAACAGTTACCTCAAAATGAGGTGCAGGTGCGAGTGCTGTTAAGTGCGCCTGGTGAAATCACCGAGACGGATGTGGATTTGGCCGCTGCCAGTAATGCGGTGATTATTGGCTTTAATACCACTTTTGCCCCGGGCGCCCGCCATGCAGCGGATCAAGCAGGAGTTGATGTTCGCGATTACGACATTATTTATAATCTCCTGGATGATATCCGCGCCGCTATGGAAGGTCTGTTGGAACCAGAATTGGTTGAAGAACACCTGGGACAAGCGGAAGTCCGTGCGGTGTTTAGCATTGGCAAGGGCGCGGTGGCCGGTTGCTACATTCAAAATGGCAAGGTGATTCGCAACTGTAAGGTGCGAGTCCGTCGTCGCGATCAAGTGATCTATGAAGGAATGCTTGATTCTCTCAAACGGATGAAGGAAGATGCCCGCGAAGTTAACACAGGTTATGAGTGCGGTATCGGCATTGATAGTTTCAGTGATTGGAATGAAGGGGATATTATTGAGGCTTACCGGATGGTGACTAAGCGTCGGACTCTGGCTTCTAAGTAGCTTCTCAGTAGTTCCACATCCCGTTAGCGATCGCCGCTAATCGCCGATTTAGTTAGCGATCGCCATTTGTTAGTTCTGAAGAATAATCAAAAAGGATCGAGTCCTAAAACAGGCTTGATCCTTTTTTTCTTTTTTCGTCGGTGGGTGCGGGGGAGGCGGAGGTGCAAGGGGGTGTAGGGGTGATAATGTCGAAGCACTGGTCTTCCTATGGGTGGATACCAGTGCTTCGCATTTTATGAGTCGTATTTATTTTTAGGGTCTTTATTTCGGCTGACCCCATTTCAACTGCAACACTTATATCTTGACACATATATGGGCAAACCCTGACTTTCGTAATAATTTCTTTAGATTCTTCAGCGCCATTTAATGATTGGGATCTGAGTTTTTGTTTCCAACATCCGGTTCACCGTCGATTTTGGCGAATTCCGCTCCGGGATGGAATGGCGAAAAAGTTCATTTGATCAGGGTTGGGTTATTTTTTGCGGTTTTCCCAGCGGAATAGCCAAACCATCAGGGCGATCAGTCCAATTTGTAGGGCGAGGTTGGGTAAGGTGGAAGTGTCTTGGCGACCGGCCAGGAATTGTAAGCAGAATATAAAGGCACCAATGGCACCAGAGGCGCCAAAGGAGATATACACGAATTTCCGCAGTCCCCGATAAGGGGCGATCGCCTCCCCTTTTAACCGAGCATATTTTTCTCTGCTTAAGTTTTGCGGATTACGGGGGGAATTCACGGTTTTTTTAGGACTGGGATTAGGACTGGGATTGGTCATAATGTTGCGATCAATTTTTAGGATTTTTCTGCTTGAATCTGAGTTATTTCTGGGTAATTATTGACTTTCTTGGAAAAATTCATATTGCTGGCTATCAATGCGCTGAGTTTGATACAATGTTTCGGCAATTTCTGATATGCTCAGGACTGAATGTCCCCGATAGCCATTTTGTTTCAGTCGGTCTTTGACCCCTTTTTCGTGATCGATTAATACTACAATATCCTCAACGTTTAATCCCGTTGATTTGAGTTTTTCTGCCCCTTCCATGACACTTTTGCCGCTAATCAAAATATCATCAACGACTACTACGGTTTCTCCGGGATTAAAATGCCCTTCTACGAGTCTTCGAGTGCCATGAGCTTTGACTTCTTTGCGGGGAAAAATCATCGGATAGTTCATCCGTAATGCTAATCCCGTGGCGGTGGGTAAGGCGCCGTAGGGAATTCCGGCAATGCGATCGAATTTAAGCTGTTGTAAAATTTCCGCGTAGGCGCTGATAATTCGGTCGAATATTTGGGGGTTAGAGATAATTTTTCGCAGATCAATATAATAAGGAAATGTAGCGCCAGAGGCTTGCACATATTGACCAAACATAATGCAGCCTAAGTCGTGTAGTTGTAAAATTAATTCCGTATTGGGGTTTTGTTCCGGTAAAGTAAAATCGGGAAACCACACGGAACAAGCCTGATTTTCATGGGTAATTCTAATTCGGGCTTGATTGATTATTTCACAAAGATCCAAGATTTCTATTTTGGGTTCTGCTCGGCTTAAAATGTCTTGGGGAATGGGAATAATTAAGCCGTTGCCACTAGGATTTAACCCCGCAGTTAAGGTTTGAGCCAGATCATTTCCTTCTGCCCAAATACTGCGGGCAAGGATTAATCTTTCGGGGGCGATCGCGCGAATTTTTGCCAGAACATCGGCCCCTGCCACACCCACTTCTAAAGCTACTTGTTCTGGGGTTCCCCAGGTTTGCGCCTCTTTGACCACCTGTAAGTAAAGGGGTGATTTCTCTGTGGGATATTGTTGGATGGGAATAGCTGCGGGATTGGATGTATAGCAGAGAACCACGATCGCTTTATCCGTATAGATTAAAAAAGGTGCCGCTAAGTCTTGTCCTGGGTAAGGACTAATGGTGACTGCATCTACTTGCCAATGTTCAAAAATAGTTTCGGCAAAGATACTACTACTATTAAGATCCCCGTGGGTGGCATCCAGAATGATGGGAATATGGGCAGGAATTGCCGCTAAAGTTGTTTGCAATAATTCGATTCCGGGGGCTCCCAAGGCGGTATAAAATCCCAGGGTGGGTTTGTAAGCACAGACTAAATCCGCACTTTGCTTGATTAGGAAGTGCAGCCAGTCTTGCAAGCAATGCATCAAGTCAGAGGAATTTTCCGGGGTGCCATAATGCACCGGCAACAATTCTGGGTTGGGATCTAGTCCGAGATATAGGACACTTTGATTTTGCTCAATGGCGGCATTTAATTTATCTAAAAAGTTCATATTTTTATGGGTGATATTTTTAGTTCAATCGGTAATTTATGACCAATAATATTAGCTAATTTATATCAATTTGCTTTAATGATTCAGATTACTGGCGAGCATATGAGTTAGTTTATTTTTTGGGTGCAGCCTTTTTTAATATGAATTAGCAACGATACTCTCGCCAACGATAAATTAAACCGGATTTAAAGTCAAGCACGATCGCATTATTCCGACATTTGGTTTCGCCGGTAATCTGATTCCGGTCTTCCCAACACCACTCCACCAGGGCTTGATCTCCTTCTACCAGAATCCGGTTGATGTTAATTTTGATATCGACTAAAGTGCGGAGATAATCTGCGGTGATTTTTTGAATTGCCGCTTTGCCGATGAGGTGATGATCCGGCAAGATAATCTCACTATTGACCGCAAATAGGGCAGCAAATGCCTGGGCGTTTTTGGTCATGCACGCATGAGCGGCTTGTTGAATTATTGCTCTAATGGTTTCTGGCCTCATTAATGTGCTAATTGTTAAGGTTCGTTAAATTATAATAGCATTAGACGCTCAAATATTGGTTATTGGGAACACAATTTAAACGTCAGCTAGAGAATATAATACGATAATTTTTGACTGGCTGAATCTGCATAAATTTAGTTGAATTTATCATAAATCTCTGGTAAGATAAAACATTGAACCTCCTAGTTATATAATTTAATGATATAATTATTGTATGCGATCGATGGTGCGATATTGAATCGCTTCGGCCACATGGTGAATTTTTAACTGTTCATCCCCGGCTAGGTCGGCAATGGTGCGGGAAACTTTGAGGATGCGATCGGTCGCTCTGGCAGAAAGTCCGAGTTTGCGAATGGCTCCTTCTAATAAGTTGCGGATCGGTTCATCTATGGGACACCATTGGCGGATATGACTAGCTTGCATATTGGCATTGCATTGTAGGGCAGGGTCTTGTTTGAAACGGTGATGGGCGCGATCGCGGGCTGCTTTGACTCGTTCTCGAACTGGGGCAGACGGTTCCCCGGTAGTTTGGCGGGTGATTTCTTCGGGTTTGAGGCGATTCACCATTACTTGTAAGTCGATGCGATCCATTAAAGGGCCGGAGAGTTTGGCCCAATATTGCTCCCTTTGGCGCGGGGTACAGGTACAAGCTTGAATCGGATCGCCGTAATAGCCGCAGGGACAAGGGTTGGTACTGGCGACTAGGGTAAACTGGGCGGGAAACCGGACGGTTTGCTTGGTTCGGGATATGGTGACATGGCCATCTTCGAGGGGTTGGCGGAGAAATTCCAGGACATCCCGCTTAAATTCTGTTAATTCGTCGGCGAAAAGTACACCTCGGTGGGCCAGGGAAATTTCTCCGGGACGGGGATAGGTGCCACCACCGACGAGGGAAGGGCCAGAGGCAGAGTGGTGGGGACTGCGAAAGGGGCGATCGCTGACCAAAGTCCCATAATCTTTGAGTAACCCGGCTACGGAATGAATTTGGGTGACTTCTAAGGCTTCTTCAAAGCTTAACGGGGGCAAAATTCCCGGTAAGCGTCGGGCTAACATGGTTTTGCCACTTCCCGGCGGCCCGACAAAGATTAAGTTATGTCCTCCAGCCGCAGCAATTTCTAAGGCGCGTCGGGCATGAGTTTGTCCTTTGACATCTTTTAAATCCAAACCGTTAAAACGGTTATTCACTAACTCACTTTCTCCATCAACTTTGACCGGGGAAAACTTTTTACTATTGTTGAGTAAGTCGGCGACTTCGGCAATGTTGCGACAGCCGTAAACGTCCAGACCTTTGACCACGGCGGCTTCTCTGGCATTTTTCTCTGGAACCACCAGGGCGCTAATTCCTTGTTGTTGGGCCGCAGCAGCGATCGGCAGTACCCCGGCAACCGGGCGCAAACTCCCATCCAGAGAAACTTCGCCTAAAAATAGATAATCTCCCAATAGTTCTGGATTGACTTGTTCTGATGCAGCTAAAATTCCCACGGCAATGGGTAAGTCAAAGCTGGGGCCTTCTTTGCGGAGGTCTGCGGGGGTCAGGTTAATGACGATCCGCCGCATGGGGAAGACATAACCGGCATTTTTCAAAGCCGCTTTGACCCGTTCTTTGGACTCTTGTACGGCGGTATCGGGCAAACCGACGACCACCATTGCCGGTAAACCACCGGAAACATCGACTTCTGCCCCTACTTTTACGGCGTCTATACCAACGATCGCTGCACTCCAAACTCTTGCAAGCACTTTAGTTTCCCTGAATCCATAACCATAATATAGTGCGATCGCGATCGTCTGAAAAGCCCCCTGGGAAAAACCAGAAACCGGGTTTCTTTTTCGCTTACCACAGTTATCTTTGGAAACCACCACAGAAACCCGGTTTCTTTTGCCCCAGCGACCAAACCCAGAAACCGGGTTTCTTTTTCGCTTACCACAGTTATCTTTGGAAACCACCAGAGAAACCCGGTTTCTTTTGCCCCAGCGACCAAACCCAGAAACCGGGTTTCTTTTTCGCTTACCACAGTTATCTTGGGAAACCACCAGAGAAACCCGGTTTCTTTAACCCCAGCGACCAAACCCAGAAACCTCACCCAGAAACCGGGTTTCTTATTCGCAAAAAACAGATAACTTTGATACTCACAACAGAAACCCGGTTTCTCTACCCCCGCAAGAAACCCCAGAAACCGGGTTTCTTCTCTGCTTACCACAGTTATCTTTATTTTCCACCAGAGAAACCCGGTTTCTTTTCCACCCAAAGGCGAAACAACTCCACCAGAATTCGCAAATTACCCGCTTTTTCCTCAACCACATCATGCCGCTTTAACCCCTTAATTGCTTCTAATAACACCTCCTCATCAAGTCCCGTAATTTCCCGAACCATCTCCACAGGTAAACCGGATTTATACGGCGCTAAAATTTGTAAAATCTCTTGTTGTCCTGGGACATCTTGGGCTGCTTGCCCCCAAACCCCAGTAAAATAATAACGACCGCGTTGATAAAATTCCGGGTCATTAATCACCGCTTCCACATCGTCAACGGTAAACACCGGGTCGCGTTTTTTGCCCGTTTCAAACATTTCTTGATTATAATGGCGAACTAACTGGAAACCCACCAACTGCACCAAAAAAGGTTGACCACAAGTTAAATCATAGATAAAATCTAAAGCATTCGGTTGATAATCCAGGATAAAATCCTCATCGGGATTAGCCAACAACTGCGCCGTTGAACCACGGGATAAAAAACTCACGGGGATGGGAATAATACTGGCAAAAAAGGGTTGAAAATAATCCTCGGTCATTTCCTCCAAAGTATGCAACCCGGCAAAAGCAAAAGCAATTCTAGGACTCGCTTGCACCTGTGTCCGCAGCATTCCCATAAACCCTGGTTCGATTTTTCCCGCATTAATCAGGTCTTCGATTTTCTCAAATTCATCTAAAGCAATAATTAATCCCTTGCCCTCTCTTAAATCCCCTTTTTCCAGGGATTTTTGGGGGGATTCTTCTCTTAAGCCCCCTTTTTGAAGGGGGGTTTGGGGGGATTCTACCAACACTTTATCAACCTGTTGTAAAAATCTTCTAAAAGTCGGATAAGGTAACTTTAATAAATCCTCATCTGCCGGGGGAGAAATATTTATAATCTCAGCAATTT encodes:
- a CDS encoding YlxR family protein, translated to MKPNYRRCVSCRQVFAKHELWRVVRVYPSHQVQLDRGMGRSAYLCPQATCLQAAQKKNRLGKALRSPVPPELYQTLWEKIPLMSSTERTQDP
- the infB gene encoding translation initiation factor IF-2, which encodes MSEKVRIYELSKELNLDNRDILAVCEQLNISVKSHSSTITEDDAARIRAYSEKHPEARSLGLMKNKASFNPDDLESGGKKKLEIRQFKKSQDHEQHLDSISQVDQTEVKQLQPPPVKKQPNLSMKQNTLSKPSEILETRSNQAADVATYVTEKEASPVQVNSSSEPQYSQELETSASMTEPENSSESLEATAASLMAPPVRPEPPQKKSREAGKNRPIPKNQKNKPQKPVGIKSVGPESKPAEISGSKEEVKKPAQVTKTSPTRLKKNASVPSKSVPELVRPRASVPPVIDKDDIEDDEPIIETEAIVDFDEEIVEIEKPRLKRPIPPKSAKKSKKQKDTKDIDDEDNPELLDGSQKKVAPGKRRLKPLKVEDDDDDFDSELDFGNSITKVGLSIARPPKAKSSPGNQPKTPGPSTGGSGVKAKKADRDGSAAANRRYRRQETPGKKPRPEKITMTGLLTIRELADLMAVPETEIVKTLFFKGIAVNITQSLDYETAKMVAEEFEIQVEAAEAKSEAKKVREFLNAEDLDNLQLRPPVVTIMGHVDHGKTTLLDSIRKTKVAQGEAGGITQHIGAYHVDVEYNGALQQVVFLDTPGHEAFTAMRARGTRVTDIAILVVAADDGVQPQTIEAISHAKAAEVPIIVAINKIDKEGAQPERVMQQLAEYGLVSEDWGGDTTMVPISAMKGQNLDELLEMILLQAEIEELSANPDRAAVGTVIEAHLDKAKGPVASLLVQNGTLRVGDILVAGSTIGKVRAMIDDRGQRVEEARPSFAVEVLGLNDVPAAGDDFEVFENEKDGRAVAEARADEKRASRLQQTMASRRVTLTTISEQAKEGELKDLNLILKADVQGSVEAILQSLEQLPQNEVQVRVLLSAPGEITETDVDLAAASNAVIIGFNTTFAPGARHAADQAGVDVRDYDIIYNLLDDIRAAMEGLLEPELVEEHLGQAEVRAVFSIGKGAVAGCYIQNGKVIRNCKVRVRRRDQVIYEGMLDSLKRMKEDAREVNTGYECGIGIDSFSDWNEGDIIEAYRMVTKRRTLASK
- a CDS encoding DUF3493 domain-containing protein encodes the protein MTNPSPNPSPKKTVNSPRNPQNLSREKYARLKGEAIAPYRGLRKFVYISFGASGAIGAFIFCLQFLAGRQDTSTLPNLALQIGLIALMVWLFRWENRKK
- a CDS encoding bifunctional orotidine-5'-phosphate decarboxylase/orotate phosphoribosyltransferase — protein: MNFLDKLNAAIEQNQSVLYLGLDPNPELLPVHYGTPENSSDLMHCLQDWLHFLIKQSADLVCAYKPTLGFYTALGAPGIELLQTTLAAIPAHIPIILDATHGDLNSSSIFAETIFEHWQVDAVTISPYPGQDLAAPFLIYTDKAIVVLCYTSNPAAIPIQQYPTEKSPLYLQVVKEAQTWGTPEQVALEVGVAGADVLAKIRAIAPERLILARSIWAEGNDLAQTLTAGLNPSGNGLIIPIPQDILSRAEPKIEILDLCEIINQARIRITHENQACSVWFPDFTLPEQNPNTELILQLHDLGCIMFGQYVQASGATFPYYIDLRKIISNPQIFDRIISAYAEILQQLKFDRIAGIPYGALPTATGLALRMNYPMIFPRKEVKAHGTRRLVEGHFNPGETVVVVDDILISGKSVMEGAEKLKSTGLNVEDIVVLIDHEKGVKDRLKQNGYRGHSVLSISEIAETLYQTQRIDSQQYEFFQESQ
- a CDS encoding nuclear transport factor 2 family protein, translated to MRPETIRAIIQQAAHACMTKNAQAFAALFAVNSEIILPDHHLIGKAAIQKITADYLRTLVDIKININRILVEGDQALVEWCWEDRNQITGETKCRNNAIVLDFKSGLIYRWREYRC
- a CDS encoding YifB family Mg chelatase-like AAA ATPase — protein: MLARVWSAAIVGIDAVKVGAEVDVSGGLPAMVVVGLPDTAVQESKERVKAALKNAGYVFPMRRIVINLTPADLRKEGPSFDLPIAVGILAASEQVNPELLGDYLFLGEVSLDGSLRPVAGVLPIAAAAQQQGISALVVPEKNAREAAVVKGLDVYGCRNIAEVADLLNNSKKFSPVKVDGESELVNNRFNGLDLKDVKGQTHARRALEIAAAGGHNLIFVGPPGSGKTMLARRLPGILPPLSFEEALEVTQIHSVAGLLKDYGTLVSDRPFRSPHHSASGPSLVGGGTYPRPGEISLAHRGVLFADELTEFKRDVLEFLRQPLEDGHVTISRTKQTVRFPAQFTLVASTNPCPCGYYGDPIQACTCTPRQREQYWAKLSGPLMDRIDLQVMVNRLKPEEITRQTTGEPSAPVRERVKAARDRAHHRFKQDPALQCNANMQASHIRQWCPIDEPIRNLLEGAIRKLGLSARATDRILKVSRTIADLAGDEQLKIHHVAEAIQYRTIDRIQ